A genomic segment from Nicotiana sylvestris chromosome 1, ASM39365v2, whole genome shotgun sequence encodes:
- the LOC104229627 gene encoding uncharacterized protein — protein MAQKPNDLMKMTPSLHPENRQSFRHPPPRPPPPPPPPPPPSSTANPSTNPKNLAPIHSTNSTSSSSSAFDQLPKRVTRDLANLSDCHGCRLRINHTDPSDRLQTLDSVWRIVLLCKKCIRSVNSGQTCPYCFNNTAVSDCFKCSSCKRRVHKDCVIRYGNSAPWSYSSREQEEEEEEEEEEEEEGVKSGFSVCIDCWVPTFFRKSIGVCKKHVLKTQNYTSSYVKSFEEITNFEAKRTVVLALEAQYKTLRKAVVAKNAVNMAKNASELVASKKNKDKVLLKSSSIRSDDTNETEVVNDAELAFQLHRAMNSSPRTSRTLCPANSSYVDTPEMLESSNVSRKLLELGQTLSNDPGERLKVYTRTRLKGKVGQTSSETQPCVIVYSRTRLKGKVGRTISETLPCVMVYSRTRLREKVGQTTSDGPPCVMVYSRTRLKEKVGQTSSEAPPCVTMKEHGSCVDSDCSKAELLTYKRSRLKRKMSEEMVGLSDLIKAGHNLGDDCRDFCGLQVSQREGSQHNLHLVDSITLCPLSSDGDNTVGEICAKNTMQAESCNAQEDRCLLKYSKRNKCSEPVSDVHEDTFPCPTPDPGIPSNWFVESRTSSNV, from the coding sequence ATGGCGCAAAAACCTAACGATCTCATGAAGATGACACCTTCGCTCCATCCAGAAAACAGACAATCTTTTCGCCATCCTCCGCCGCGTCCACCGCCACCGCCACCGCCACCTCCACCACCATCTTCCACTGCTAATCCTTCAACAAACCCTAAAAATTTAGCTCCAATTCACTCCACAAATTccacttcttcatcatcatcGGCGTTTGATCAATTGCCCAAAAGGGTCACGAGGGACTTGGCCAATTTGTCAGATTGTCACGGCTGCCGTCTCCGAATCAACCACACTGATCCCAGCGACCGCCTTCAAACCCTAGACAGCGTTTGGCGGATAGTCCTTCTTTGCAAGAAGTGCATCAGGAGTGTTAATTCCGGCCAAACATGCCCTTACTGTTTCAACAACACGGCTGTTTCTGATTGTTTCAAATGCAGCAGCTGCAAAAGGCGTGTCCACAAGGACTGTGTTATCAGGTATGGGAATTCTGCACCTTGGTCTTATTCTTCTAgggaacaagaagaagaagaagaagaagaagaagaagaagaagaagaaggggtaAAGTCGGGATTTTCGGTCTGTATAGATTGTTGGGTTCCAACATTCTTTAGGAAATCAATTGGAGTTTGTAAAAAGCATGTGTTAAAGACACAAAATTATACTAGTAGTTATGTTAAATCATTTGAAGAAATTACTAACTTTGAAGCCAAAAGGACAGTTGTACTGGCGCTGGAAGCGCAGTATAAGACTTTGCGAAAGGCTGTCGTGGCAAAAAATGCCGTGAACATGGCTAAGAATGCATCGGAATTAGTTGCTTCCAAGAAGAATAAGGATAAAGTGTTGCTGAAAAGCAGTAGTATAAGGAGTGATGATACTAATGAAACTGAGGTTGTAAATGACGCAGAGTTGGCATTTCAATTGCATCGCGCCATGAACAGCTCGCCACGAACTTCAAGAACCTTATGCCCTGCGAATTCCAGCTATGTGGATACTCCAGAAATGCTGGAATCGAGTAATGTGTCCCGTAAATTGTTAGAGTTAGGCCAAACTCTCTCTAATGATCCAGGTGAGAGGCTTAAGGTGTACACTCGCACTAGGTTAAAGGGAAAAGTTGGCCAGACTAGTTCAGAGACCCAGCCTTGTGTTATAGTGTACTCTCGCACTAGATTAAAGGGGAAAGTTGGCCGGACTATTTCAGAGACCCTGCCTTGTGTTATGGTGTACTCTCGCACTAGGTTGAGGGAAAAAGTCGGCCAGACTACTTCAGATGGCCCTCCTTGTGTTATGGTGTACTCTCGCACTAGGTTGAAGGAAAAAGTCGGCCAGACTAGTTCAGAGGCCCCACCTTGTGTTACAATGAAGGAGCATGGTTCTTGTGTTGATTCTGATTGTTCAAAAGCTGAGTTACTTACTTACAAGCGGAGCAGACTAAAGAGGAAGATGTCCGAAGAAATGGTTGGTTTATCTGACCTTATTAAAGCAGGGCACAATCTTGGTGATGACTGTAGAGATTTTTGTGGTCTTCAAGTTTCTCAACGAGAAGGTTCACAGCATAACCTGCATTTGGTGGATTCTATCACCTTGTGCCCCTTGAGTTCTGATGGAGATAATACTGTTGGTGAGATTTGTGCAAAAAATACAATGCAGGCCGAAAGCTGCAATGCGCAGGAGGACCGCTGTTTGTTAAAGTACAGCAAAAGGAATAAATGCTCTGAGCCTGTGTCAGATGTGCATGAAGATACGTTTCCTTGTCCAACCCCTGATCCCGGCATACCTTCAAATTGGTTCGTGGAATCCAGGACATCATCAAATGTCTGA